Proteins from a genomic interval of Drosophila melanogaster chromosome 2R:
- the CG40191 gene encoding uncharacterized protein, isoform A: MGRFKLCASPREVMKYEDFIKRIRKSLYYGVGTPDTEMSVSLPFAEYAADLFSETHRGHSLHRLSCVSAAQVHATPCSLIMALIYLDRLNVIDSGYSCRITPQQLFVVSLMISTKFYAGHDERFYLEDWASDACMTEDRLKAVELEFLSAMGWNIYISNELFFDKLRNVERSLAEQQGLRRGWLTYSELVQLLPSLEWTKFLVNSLSVLSLSYAASIITLAGAFFIASQVPGTLWHRDVETASDFTMTISSQVSVSNALESTPFINVQVSSLLRKTSNVNVELMNLEKTSCARARLNKIEYKHPRHQSVPTLSFISTCPQLDLLYAQDGTRNWLNIKSPNSDYKNNRNLSITVRSVQLEEQKAENDSVIWQANTEAMQ; the protein is encoded by the exons atgGGGCGATTTAAGTTATGTGCTTCGCCGAGAGag GTTATGAAGTACGAAGACTTTATAAAACGCATTCGAAAAAGCCTCTACTATGGCGTTGGAACACCAGACACAGAAATGTCGGTCTCCTTACCCTTTGCGGAGTACGCGGCAGATTTGTTTTCGGAGACTCATCGCGGGCATTCTTTGCATCGCCTAAGTTGCGTATCTGCTGCACAAGTACATGCCACGCCTTGCTCTTTAATTATGGCATTGATATACCTCGATCGCTTAAACGTCATCGACTCGGGCTATAGCTGCAGAATCACACCACAGCAGCTGTTTGTTGTGTCACTA ATGATTTCCACAAAATTCTACGCGGGCCACGACGAACGGTTCTATCTGGAAGACTGGGCCAGTGACGCTTGTATGACGGAAGATAGGCTCAAGGCAGTCGAGCTCGAATTTCTTTCCGCTATG GGTtggaatatatacatatccaATGAGCTATTCTTTGATAAGTTAAGAAACGTTGAACGTTCTTTGGCTGAACAGCAGGGACTGCGTAGAGGTTGGCTCACTTACAGTGAGCTCGTGCAGTTGCTGCCTAGCCTTGAATGGACGAAATTCCTCGTTAACAGCCTGTCTGTACTATCTCTAAGCTATGCGGCAAGTATTATAACATTAGCCGGAGCTTTTTTTATTGCGAGCCAAGTTCCCGGTACGTTATGGCATCGGGATGTGGAAACTGCCTCAGATTTCACCATGACAATTAGCAGTCAGGTATCCGTTTCAAATGCATTAGAGTCCACACCTTTTATTAATGTCCAAGTATCCTCACTTTTACGTAAAACGAGTAACGTGAATGTTGAATTGATGAATCTTGAGAAGACAAGCTGCGCCAGGGCAAGactgaataaaattgaatataaGCATCCGCGCCATCAATCAGTACCTACGCTTTCATTCATAAGCACCTGTCCACAACTTGATTTATTGTATGCCCAAGATGGAACAAGGAATTGGCTAAATATTAAATCGCCCAACAGCGActacaaaaacaacagaaacCTTTCAATAACAGTTAGATCCGTACAACTAGAAGAGCAAAAGGCTGAAAATGATTCCGTTATTTGGCAAGCCAACACCGAAGCAATGCAGTAA
- the CG40191 gene encoding uncharacterized protein, isoform B, with product MGRFKLCASPREVFKKFSRIYVLANFLNFQVMKYEDFIKRIRKSLYYGVGTPDTEMSVSLPFAEYAADLFSETHRGHSLHRLSCVSAAQVHATPCSLIMALIYLDRLNVIDSGYSCRITPQQLFVVSLMISTKFYAGHDERFYLEDWASDACMTEDRLKAVELEFLSAMGWNIYISNELFFDKLRNVERSLAEQQGLRRGWLTYSELVQLLPSLEWTKFLVNSLSVLSLSYAASIITLAGAFFIASQVPGTLWHRDVETASDFTMTISSQVSVSNALESTPFINVQVSSLLRKTSNVNVELMNLEKTSCARARLNKIEYKHPRHQSVPTLSFISTCPQLDLLYAQDGTRNWLNIKSPNSDYKNNRNLSITVRSVQLEEQKAENDSVIWQANTEAMQ from the exons atgGGGCGATTTAAGTTATGTGCTTCGCCGAGAGaggtatttaaaaagttttcacgaatatatgtattagcaaattttttaaatttccagGTTATGAAGTACGAAGACTTTATAAAACGCATTCGAAAAAGCCTCTACTATGGCGTTGGAACACCAGACACAGAAATGTCGGTCTCCTTACCCTTTGCGGAGTACGCGGCAGATTTGTTTTCGGAGACTCATCGCGGGCATTCTTTGCATCGCCTAAGTTGCGTATCTGCTGCACAAGTACATGCCACGCCTTGCTCTTTAATTATGGCATTGATATACCTCGATCGCTTAAACGTCATCGACTCGGGCTATAGCTGCAGAATCACACCACAGCAGCTGTTTGTTGTGTCACTA ATGATTTCCACAAAATTCTACGCGGGCCACGACGAACGGTTCTATCTGGAAGACTGGGCCAGTGACGCTTGTATGACGGAAGATAGGCTCAAGGCAGTCGAGCTCGAATTTCTTTCCGCTATG GGTtggaatatatacatatccaATGAGCTATTCTTTGATAAGTTAAGAAACGTTGAACGTTCTTTGGCTGAACAGCAGGGACTGCGTAGAGGTTGGCTCACTTACAGTGAGCTCGTGCAGTTGCTGCCTAGCCTTGAATGGACGAAATTCCTCGTTAACAGCCTGTCTGTACTATCTCTAAGCTATGCGGCAAGTATTATAACATTAGCCGGAGCTTTTTTTATTGCGAGCCAAGTTCCCGGTACGTTATGGCATCGGGATGTGGAAACTGCCTCAGATTTCACCATGACAATTAGCAGTCAGGTATCCGTTTCAAATGCATTAGAGTCCACACCTTTTATTAATGTCCAAGTATCCTCACTTTTACGTAAAACGAGTAACGTGAATGTTGAATTGATGAATCTTGAGAAGACAAGCTGCGCCAGGGCAAGactgaataaaattgaatataaGCATCCGCGCCATCAATCAGTACCTACGCTTTCATTCATAAGCACCTGTCCACAACTTGATTTATTGTATGCCCAAGATGGAACAAGGAATTGGCTAAATATTAAATCGCCCAACAGCGActacaaaaacaacagaaacCTTTCAATAACAGTTAGATCCGTACAACTAGAAGAGCAAAAGGCTGAAAATGATTCCGTTATTTGGCAAGCCAACACCGAAGCAATGCAGTAA
- the CG40191 gene encoding uncharacterized protein, isoform E, whose amino-acid sequence MISTKFYAGHDERFYLEDWASDACMTEDRLKAVELEFLSAMGWNIYISNELFFDKLRNVERSLAEQQGLRRGWLTYSELVQLLPSLEWTKFLVNSLSVLSLSYAASIITLAGAFFIASQVPGTLWHRDVETASDFTMTISSQVSVSNALESTPFINVQVSSLLRKTSNVNVELMNLEKTSCARARLNKIEYKHPRHQSVPTLSFISTCPQLDLLYAQDGTRNWLNIKSPNSDYKNNRNLSITVRSVQLEEQKAENDSVIWQANTEAMQ is encoded by the exons ATGATTTCCACAAAATTCTACGCGGGCCACGACGAACGGTTCTATCTGGAAGACTGGGCCAGTGACGCTTGTATGACGGAAGATAGGCTCAAGGCAGTCGAGCTCGAATTTCTTTCCGCTATG GGTtggaatatatacatatccaATGAGCTATTCTTTGATAAGTTAAGAAACGTTGAACGTTCTTTGGCTGAACAGCAGGGACTGCGTAGAGGTTGGCTCACTTACAGTGAGCTCGTGCAGTTGCTGCCTAGCCTTGAATGGACGAAATTCCTCGTTAACAGCCTGTCTGTACTATCTCTAAGCTATGCGGCAAGTATTATAACATTAGCCGGAGCTTTTTTTATTGCGAGCCAAGTTCCCGGTACGTTATGGCATCGGGATGTGGAAACTGCCTCAGATTTCACCATGACAATTAGCAGTCAGGTATCCGTTTCAAATGCATTAGAGTCCACACCTTTTATTAATGTCCAAGTATCCTCACTTTTACGTAAAACGAGTAACGTGAATGTTGAATTGATGAATCTTGAGAAGACAAGCTGCGCCAGGGCAAGactgaataaaattgaatataaGCATCCGCGCCATCAATCAGTACCTACGCTTTCATTCATAAGCACCTGTCCACAACTTGATTTATTGTATGCCCAAGATGGAACAAGGAATTGGCTAAATATTAAATCGCCCAACAGCGActacaaaaacaacagaaacCTTTCAATAACAGTTAGATCCGTACAACTAGAAGAGCAAAAGGCTGAAAATGATTCCGTTATTTGGCAAGCCAACACCGAAGCAATGCAGTAA